In Nakamurella flava, the following are encoded in one genomic region:
- a CDS encoding thiamine pyrophosphate-dependent dehydrogenase E1 component subunit alpha, protein MWRIRLFEEAVDELFARGLMHGTMHLSIGQEASATGVCLAMRDDDHLTSTHRGHGHCIGAGADLNRMMAELLAKESGYCRGRGGSMHIADVSTGNLGANGIVGGGIPIAAGAALGLKLQGKTEAVVVSFFGDGASNEGAFHEGLNLAAVWNLPVVFVCENNKYGMSMSTELSTKISNLSERAAGYGMPGVTVDGNDVQAVYDAALAAFARARAGGGPTLIENVTYRWKGHSKSDKNLYRTREEIAEWKERDPIAAFLAKVTDAGTLDQPALDQIAAQAKEAIRESVRFGNAAPPSRADELLSAVYATTGENQ, encoded by the coding sequence ATGTGGCGCATCCGGTTGTTCGAGGAGGCGGTCGACGAGCTGTTCGCCCGTGGCCTCATGCACGGCACCATGCACCTGTCGATCGGCCAGGAGGCCTCGGCCACCGGCGTCTGCCTGGCCATGCGCGACGATGACCACCTGACCTCCACCCACCGCGGACACGGTCACTGCATCGGCGCCGGCGCCGACCTGAACCGGATGATGGCCGAGCTGCTGGCCAAGGAGTCCGGGTACTGCCGGGGCCGCGGCGGTTCCATGCACATCGCCGACGTCAGCACCGGGAACCTCGGCGCCAACGGCATCGTCGGCGGCGGCATCCCGATCGCCGCCGGCGCGGCCCTGGGCCTGAAGCTGCAGGGCAAGACCGAGGCGGTGGTGGTCAGCTTCTTCGGCGACGGGGCCAGCAACGAGGGCGCGTTCCACGAGGGCCTGAACCTGGCCGCGGTCTGGAACCTGCCGGTCGTGTTCGTCTGCGAGAACAACAAGTACGGCATGTCCATGTCGACCGAGCTGTCGACCAAGATCAGCAACCTGTCCGAGCGGGCCGCCGGGTACGGCATGCCCGGCGTCACCGTGGACGGCAACGACGTGCAGGCCGTCTATGACGCAGCACTGGCGGCGTTCGCCCGCGCCCGGGCCGGTGGCGGTCCGACGCTGATCGAGAACGTCACCTACCGCTGGAAGGGCCACTCCAAGAGCGACAAGAACCTTTACCGCACCCGCGAGGAGATCGCGGAGTGGAAGGAGCGCGACCCGATCGCCGCGTTCCTGGCCAAGGTCACCGACGCCGGCACCCTGGACCAGCCCGCCCTGGACCAGATCGCCGCGCAGGCCAAGGAGGCGATCCGCGAGTCGGTGCGCTTCGGCAATGCCGCACCGCCGTCCCGCGCCGACGAACTGCTGTCCGCCGTCTACGCGACCACCGGAGAGAACCAGTGA